Below is a genomic region from Ignavibacteria bacterium.
TAGTTTGTAATGCGAAAACGCTTCGTTGTTCTCTCGAAAGAAATATCTATCAATAAACTTACAAATTCCTAAGAACCCGTGCCGCTGTATTGCTCCTTGAGCATAGTGAGAGCACGATATTTTAAAAGGACATCTGCTAACGGAATTGATTGAAATATTTGTTTGATAGTACGAAATTATATTATTGGAAGCAGACGAAATGAAAGAGAAAAAAGATGGTTCTGAAAATTTTGTGGAAGGAAATTTCGAAAGTTCTTCTTCTGGTTCCCATGCATCAATTCCATTTTGAAATTTTTCTTGCGATAGCGACAAAACGTGAAGCAAGAAACTCAGAAGAAGAACTTTGAAATATTTCATCAATTTGAAGAAAGCGTATTATCTTTTATGAGCGGAACAGAAAGAGAACGTACTTCGCCATTA
It encodes:
- a CDS encoding membrane protein insertion efficiency factor YidD; translated protein: MKYFKVLLLSFLLHVLSLSQEKFQNGIDAWEPEEELSKFPSTKFSEPSFFSFISSASNNIISYYQTNISINSVSRCPFKISCSHYAQGAIQRHGFLGICKFIDRYFFRENNEAFSHYKLLQTENGVLKLDDTFFLSE